DNA sequence from the Rubrivirga sp. SAORIC476 genome:
AGCCCGCAGAAGGCACCGGATCGCCCTGTCCCGGCACCGGGAGCCTGACCGCGACCATCGACGGCGTGCCGTTCGCGTCGACCTGCGTGGGCGGCGTGGGAAGCAGCGGCTCGCTCGTCCTGACGGCGCGGGAGTCGGCAGACAGCGGGTCTCTGACGCTTCTCTTTTCCGCCGCGCCGCTGGCCGCCGGCCAGCCGTTTACGTTGTTCAACGGCACGGCTCAGGTCCTCTACGCAGGCGACGCGAGCGACGGCACCGAGACGGCGTCCTCGACCGGCGGCACACTGACCGTCGCCAGCCTGTCCTCTGGGGGCGCGAGCGGCACGTTCGCCTTCGATGCGTTCGTCGCAGGCCGGACCGTTCGGGTGACGGGGGGTGAGTTCTCGGTCGCGTTCTAGCGCGCGCCCACCGCCATCGCGACGGCCCGGTCGAAGTGTCCGCGCCAGGACACCGGAGGCTTCGCCACGAACGTCATGGCCTCCTTCCGCGTCGGGTGCTCCACGGTCAGGCGGACGGCGTGCAGCGCGATGCCGTGCCCGTCCGCAAACGGCGTCGGGCGGCCGTAGCGGAAGTCGCCCAGCACCGAGGCCCCGCGCGCGGCGAGTTGCGCCCGGATCTGGTGCCTGCGCCCGGTCAGCAGTTCCACCTCGACGAGGCTGCGGGTCCCGTCGGCGGCTAGCATCCGGACGCGGAGGCGCGCGGCCTTGCTGCCCGTGGACCCGACCGGCACAACGCGCACCCCGCCCCCGTCGCGTTCGAGGATGCCGTCCTCCAGCTCCATCCAGTCCGGCGAGTCGCCGAGGCGGCCGTCGAGCACGGCGAGGTAGGTCTTGTCGGGCCCGCGCTGCTGGAACTGGCGGCTCAGCCGGGCCGCGGCCTTCGACGTGCGCGCCAGCACGACCACCCCGCTCGTGGGCCGGTCGAGGCGGTGCACGAGACCCACGAACACGTTGCCTGGCTTGTCGAACCGCTCCTTGAGGTACGCCTTCGCGAGCGTCACGAGGTCCGGGTCGCCGGTCTTGTCCTCCTGCGACAGCATCCCCGCGGGCTTGTTGACGACGAGGAGGTGGTTGTCGAGGTAGAGCGGAGTCACAGCGTTCGGTGGGAGGAGGCGCGCAAGATGCCTCATGCGGGTCCCCGAAAGGCGCCGCCGAGCCGGGTCTTCGGCAGCCCCCGACGATTCATCCGGCCCACACGCGCGACCGTCGGCCCGACCGCCTCGGCACCGAGGCGGACGCACCGGGACCGACTACGCCTCCGCCACGACGTCCGGGTCCTCCACCGGCTGGCCGATGAAGCGGATGATGGCGAACAGCACCGCGGCGCAAATCGGCAGCATCACCCACCAGGGCACGTTGTAGCCCGTCGGGACCGTCCCCAGCAGCAGGCCCACGACGCCGACCGTCAGCGCGTACGGCAACTGGGTGCGAACGTGATCGATGTGGTCGCACTGCGAAGCCAGCGACGACAGGATGGTCGTGTCCGAGATCGGCGAGCAGTGGTCGCCCCAGACGGCGCCCGCGAGGACGGCGCTGACGGTCGAGTAGATGATATGCGTGTAGTCGCCGGACGTGTGGAGGCCGTCGGCGGCGAGTACGCC
Encoded proteins:
- a CDS encoding RluA family pseudouridine synthase, producing MTPLYLDNHLLVVNKPAGMLSQEDKTGDPDLVTLAKAYLKERFDKPGNVFVGLVHRLDRPTSGVVVLARTSKAAARLSRQFQQRGPDKTYLAVLDGRLGDSPDWMELEDGILERDGGGVRVVPVGSTGSKAARLRVRMLAADGTRSLVEVELLTGRRHQIRAQLAARGASVLGDFRYGRPTPFADGHGIALHAVRLTVEHPTRKEAMTFVAKPPVSWRGHFDRAVAMAVGAR